In Salvia miltiorrhiza cultivar Shanhuang (shh) chromosome 4, IMPLAD_Smil_shh, whole genome shotgun sequence, the DNA window GAGCTGAGGGTTTGCGCTGAAGGTGATTAGCTTCCCCTTCCATGGCTCCTCGCTCAGCTCCGACACCAGAACTCCGAGCGCCACCGAAACCTCCATTGGGATTCCATACATACTCCCAGAAACATCACAGATTGCAAGGCAATTGCTCAATTTCCCAACCTTGGCCATGTCCTCCACCATTCTCTTCCACTGAAGCTCCGCGACTTCACCGCCGTCTTCGTCATTCAACGACGCGATTATCTCATGAGGAAGCAATGCGCCTGCAGCGATCTTGGCTTTGCCGGACTTCACTTTCTCTAGGTACTCCTTGAACCTTTCTTCATCGTGCTTGAAGAATTTACTCTTGTATGTTTTCATAGCCACAGACGCCACTCTGTTGTAAGGCAGAGAGCCCCAATCGTTGGCTCCAATGTAAACCTCCGGCAGCTCCAGCGCCTTCCGCAGCGGTACGAGCACCTCCTTCCTCAAACGATCCCTCACGCGATACGCGTAATGCGCCTCCTCCACGCCTTCATACTCTGCATATTCCGCCCTCGGAAACACCTTCTTCGCGATGGTTTCACACAGCAGGGTTATTTTGTCGAACGACGAATCCAGAGAGGGGCACCATTTCGCGGCGAGGCTGATTTTGTTCAACTTCCCCAATTTCAGCATCTCCATATCCGATCTCAACCGCTGTGCGAAGAGATCGGACACGCGATCGTGCAGGAACTGGAAATTAGCGTCCTCATTAAACCTCTCTACCACCTTCTTCGCTCTCTCGATCCTCTTCTCTTCAGGGGTGGATTTCTTTGCACCGTGTAACGGCGCCGTATCTGTTGAGGATCTGAGGCCTCTTGGGAATCTGACGCCTCTTTTCCTCCCCTTGTGAATTCCAGATTTCCCCTTGTGCGTCCGAGATTTCCAGAGCTCTCCCATCTCTTTCGCCAATTTCCGCGCCTCGGCCCCTTCCAGAACGCGGAAGAGGATCTCCAGCAGATCCTTATAATAGCCAAAATCGGCGAAAGCGGCCGCGTTGCCGGCGAGGGTTTTGGGGTGGTGCTCGTGTAGCCACAGCGCGGCGGTGTAGAAACCTTCTTTATCGGATTTGCCGGTGCCTTTGACTCCGCGGAGATTACAAACGAGCTTCAGAGCCTTGAGCGGGTCTTGATCCCACGCGAGCTTGAGGCGGTTGGTGAGGGATTCCGGCGGCGTGTCTGGGACGATATGGAAGAAGAAATCCAAACACGGATTTCCTGTCGATAAAAACGTCGGTGATCGATTTTCCGTCAGTCCCCTCAGAGGGGGTACGTAGGTTGCTGTTTTGTTAAATTCTGCGACCATAAGGTCGACGAATGCATTGCCCGTGCCGGAGACGTCGGCGGAGGCGGTAATGTCAGCTGCCATGGCGACGTCGGAGGAGGCGGTGATGTCAGCTGCCATGGCGACGTCGGCGGAGGCGGTGATGTCGGCTGCCGTGGCTACGTCGAAGGCTGTGGGGGTGGATTTGGGTGGTTTTTGGTAGATTTCCGGTGGTCCGACGAGAAGAGCGGCAGCCATGATTGTGAGAAGGGAGGGGGTTTTAGAAGTTATCTGTCTCTGCAGATGTGTAGCATTGTAGAAGGGTTTTTGACATTTCTAATGCGAAAGCAGCAAGAATATATAGCATAGGCAATACGTGGAGGCCACGCAGAagacaatatattttttattttcttttctttcactaAAAAAGAAAACCGCCTCCAATATTTTCTAAAATAGGcatttagaaataaaaaaaatcgaaatttgaggctaaaaacgaaaaagaaaaaaaagaataacaAGTATCGATAttcaaacaaaaataacaaatatGCATTTGTTTTCCTACCGAAAAAAGGAAGGAGATATggaatttgttttattttattaataaaaagaagagagaagataTGGTAATGATTAATTAGTTTTATACTTTTGCCAAATCAGCATTTTGGTCATggtaaaaagtttttttttttttttttttttttggaagttGGTCATGGTAAAAAGTTATTTACATAGCTTTTTTTAGTGTAAAATATCCACCATTGTGTGTGTTTTAACTAGAATACTTGCGATGAGACTATGATTGGTACGATAGAATGAAATGAGGGTGGAATAGAATggaaattaaaatgaagatgagAATAGAATGATAAATCTTAAGTGATTTCTATGCTTGATATGTACAAATAATATCAAAGAAATGAAATTGTgattctttatttgatttcattcttaTGATTCATAGCTAGAAATAAAGTTTATGAATggaattaaattattttattttactaaattATCTTTTACATAACTTTgaaagtataaaaattataaatataattgagcagataaatattttattgatgTATTTCATGAAGAAAATTTGCAAAAGTTTAAATTAAAATGGTAATTTTGTGGATGTTAATATATACTAGAATCTTATCATATTTGATTATGTAATGTGTTGCATCAATTTCAATTCATATTAGACTAttgtttatataaaattgataatattttatttttattttacaattaaaaattattcaaaaaaatactttgtatattttgaataataataataataataataataataataataataataataataataataataataataataataataatgtgtgttTCATACAAATATACAAGTCAAAACTTAAATTTAGATAGATTaaaaatggaatggaatggctAATAATTCACAATCTATCACACAACAATCTAtcattgttcttttttttaaatattattaaattgaggtttattataaagtgaaaaggaaaaaacatcccttgaaagcacaagatgcagactaagggcacaaaacttaaaaagcgaaggagaacaactcaaaaaggaaagtcaggatcattatccaaatcatccgaccaacgcctatggacgacattattcattgcaatcatactaggcctattggtgacgtcaaccacaaactccctTGGCTTGTtacccatttcttccgcattcctgagacgacttttaatacaaccttccggaattgcatgtacaggctctcgtccctttaccgagccctttggacgaccacgtccgcacttctgctccgagagcaactgcatcccctgattaacttgctcctctaacctaataCTACGACTCGCCGTGTCATCCGGAGAAGGAATAGatttattatcaaaatcaacttccttaatcggcgaattaacccgctggctcgctgaatcttctgccccaactaccgGTTGTTGCTCAACCACAGCTCCA includes these proteins:
- the LOC131021375 gene encoding uncharacterized protein LOC131021375 translates to MAAALLVGPPEIYQKPPKSTPTAFDVATAADITASADVAMAADITASSDVAMAADITASADVSGTGNAFVDLMVAEFNKTATYVPPLRGLTENRSPTFLSTGNPCLDFFFHIVPDTPPESLTNRLKLAWDQDPLKALKLVCNLRGVKGTGKSDKEGFYTAALWLHEHHPKTLAGNAAAFADFGYYKDLLEILFRVLEGAEARKLAKEMGELWKSRTHKGKSGIHKGRKRGVRFPRGLRSSTDTAPLHGAKKSTPEEKRIERAKKVVERFNEDANFQFLHDRVSDLFAQRLRSDMEMLKLGKLNKISLAAKWCPSLDSSFDKITLLCETIAKKVFPRAEYAEYEGVEEAHYAYRVRDRLRKEVLVPLRKALELPEVYIGANDWGSLPYNRVASVAMKTYKSKFFKHDEERFKEYLEKVKSGKAKIAAGALLPHEIIASLNDEDGGEVAELQWKRMVEDMAKVGKLSNCLAICDVSGSMYGIPMEVSVALGVLVSELSEEPWKGKLITFSANPQLQRVRGESLKEKTEFVRRMEWGGNTDFQKVFDMILKVAVKGKLKAEEMIKRLFVFSDMEFDQASMNPWETDYEAIVRKYRKKGYGECVPEIVFWNLRDSRATPVPANQPGVALVSGFSKNLMKIFLEEGGMMDPVAVMEAAIAGKEYEKLVVLD